GGCCGAATGCAGTGTGAACGCCCTGAGTCTCGATGCCGATGAAACCGGTGTCGATCTGGCCGAAGCGGCGAAAAGGGTGCCGGAAGACGTGATCATTATCGGCAATATCAGTCCGGTCGGTACATTGCTGCACGGAACACCCGCGGGCGTCGAAAAAGAGGTACTTGCGCTGCTCGATCGGATGAGACCGTTTGCGAACTTCGTCCTGAGTTCCGGGTGCGATCTTCCCCAGGAAACACCGATCGAGAATATCAAGGCGTTTATGCGGTGCAGCCGCGACTACAGGCTGCCGTAGAACACATCTTTCCCTCCGCCGCTGCCCGCGGCCGAACCCGATTTATCCGTTTCCTACCAGGTTCGGGCATACCGCCGTCCCGACTTTCTCCTTTTTTTAAGTAAGTTTCGCTGTCTCGGCGACCGGTCGCGGTTCGTTCCGCCATCACGGGTCAGACCCGATATCATTTTCACCTCGATGTCACAGTCGAGCAACCGCTGGATGCCCCAGAGGTACTTCTGTTCTTCCGCACTTACTAGCGAAAGGGCGACACCGTTTTCGCCTGCCCGTCCGGTCCGTCCGATCCGGTGGATGTAATCCATGGGGAAATGGGGAAGATCGTAATTGACCACATACGGGAGATGGGCGATATCGAGACCCCTCGAAGCGATATCGGTTGCCACGAGGACTCTAACCTTCCCCTCTTTAAACGCGGAAAGCGCCCGGGTCCGTGCAGCCTGGTTTTTATTGCCGTGTATTGCCTCGGCGGTAATACCGTCTTTTGACAGCTGCTCCGCCAGGCGGCCGGCACCGTATTTCGTACGGGTGAACACCAGTACCTGTTTCCACTCCCCTTCCCTGACGAGGTGGGTGAGCAGTTCCCGTTTTTTTACATGATCCACGGGATAGACGGACTGGATAACGGTATCGACCGGTTTGTTCCGGGTGATCTCGATACACTGCGGATTATCGAGAATACGGT
The DNA window shown above is from Spirochaetales bacterium and carries:
- a CDS encoding DEAD/DEAH box helicase; the encoded protein is MRFQELGLEAELISAVAARGYSSPTAIQERAIPVILKGSDILAGAQTGTGKTAAFTLPMLQMLNRESSGGLCPRALILAPTRELAAQVGESVRHYGKNLRLRSAVVFGGVGIHSQISRLKRGVDILVATPGRLLDHQNRGTVNLSRVEILVLDEADRMLDMGFIHDIRRILRLLPGRRQTLFFSATYTDSVKELADRILDNPQCIEITRNKPVDTVIQSVYPVDHVKKRELLTHLVREGEWKQVLVFTRTKYGAGRLAEQLSKDGITAEAIHGNKNQAARTRALSAFKEGKVRVLVATDIASRGLDIAHLPYVVNYDLPHFPMDYIHRIGRTGRAGENGVALSLVSAEEQKYLWGIQRLLDCDIEVKMISGLTRDGGTNRDRSPRQRNLLKKRRKSGRRYARTW